Proteins encoded in a region of the Fundulus heteroclitus isolate FHET01 chromosome 2, MU-UCD_Fhet_4.1, whole genome shotgun sequence genome:
- the bbs10 gene encoding Bardet-Biedl syndrome 10 protein, whose protein sequence is MATIYSEISFINQRGSLVSRQQGKLSCWNTRKCNAPQSLEMERLHLDHVLQSVSALESIILRSFGPEGGQVLFTRDTGRVMLSRSGERILTALHLEHPLARMVVECVWKHSTMTGDGSKTFVLLLASLLRMIRATAAKEPHISRLHNSTAAAAEAATARHLADRLLEFALTELDALIALNVLPHGSYVSLDDITAKTPPDPSFQTLLLSFFHTRLGNVHCEFFRDLMCELLSRWLGKTGQPSSSFRFIDNNFPALHTQVSGLPAGSSRLIEGQVIHRDFATPWPQQDRRPVKAVVFSGYLQPRLLAAGDVLELGGEESVTEDASVVHFSSWTERSLESVIATLQSFGVSVLLCALKQSSAALALAAQAGMGLVECVSDEEMSLFAQLSGVTPVPDSWAVHPEHIATLTFCKPLILGAHRYVHLDFQDAEERLKVKPCSLVICAPGEGQTDQYARAFQAAIRMLLTAWEPVDKTEISTLDVKETFISDKCTSLPTDAISGESACTSCSMHPHQKCVIEPGCVIPAGGTFEFLLHHALHQYDRSCSVYVSTSAFVPVSHILANALLSVPRQIYSHNRKRFLQAQTRVMALAHQQSHILGARLRQTDGPPEDGKQSARSCRKDSAALTLLDLGLESVSCKYHLVLAVLQCLTSLLRVNKVLRTHTVLHTTSHKLLSARLESPEDEDKDESP, encoded by the exons ATGGCAACCATTTACTCTGAGATAAGCTTTATCAATCAGAGAGGAAGTCTTGTTTCTAGGCAACAGGGAAAGCTGTCCTGCTGGAATACGCG TAAATGCAACGCACCCCAAAGTTTGGAGATGGAGCGCCTCCACCTGGACCACGTCCTACAGTCAGTCTCCGCTCTAGAGTCTATCATCCTTCGCAGTTTTGGACCCGAAGGAGGACAGGTGCTGTTCACGCGAGACACGGGGCGGGTGATGTTGAGCCGCAGCGGAGAGCGCATCCTCACCGCGCTGCATCTGGAGCATCCCCTGGCCAG GATGGTGGTGGAGTGCGTCTGGAAGCACAGCACAATGACCGGTGACGGATCCAAGACCTTTGTTCTGCTGTTGGCATCATTACTGCGAATGATTCGCGCAACAGCCGCTAAGGAGCCTCATATTTCTCGGCTTCATAactccacagcagcagcagcagaggctgCCACTGCCAGGCACTTGGCTGACAGACTGCTGGAATTCGCACTGACCGAGTTGGATGCGCTCATTGCGCTGAACGTGCTGCCGCATGGATCATATGTGTCACTAGACGACATCACGGCGAAAACACCACCCGATCCGAGTTTTCAGACACTCCTGTTGTCGTTTTTTCACACACGCCTCGGTAATGTGCACTGTGAGTTTTTCCGCGACCTCATGTGTGAACTGCTCAGTCGCTGGCTGGGAAAAACTGGCCAACCTTCATCCTCCTTCCGGTTTATAGACAACAACTTCCCGGCGTTGCACACCCAAGTTTCTGGCCTCCCTGCCGGCTCCTCGCGTTTGATCGAGGGGCAGGTGATTCACAGAGACTTTGCCACGCCGTGGCCGCAGCAGGACCGGCGGCCGGTCAAAGCCGTGGTCTTCAGTGGATACCTGCAGCCACGGTTGCTCGCCGCAGGAGACGTGCTTGAGCTGGGCGGCGAAGAGAGCGTGACAGAGGACGCCAGCGTCGTGCACTTTAGTTCCTGGACAGAGAGGTCGCTGGAGAGCGTAATTGCAACCCTGCAGAGTTTTGGTGTCTCTGTCCTTCTGTGTGCACTGAAACAGTCCTCTGCTGCCCTGGCTTTAGCAGCACAGGCAGGGATGGGCCTTGTGGAGTGCGTGAGTGATGAAGAAATGTCCCTCTTTGCCCAGCTAAGTGGGGTAACGCCAGTCCCAGACAGCTGGGCCGTTCATCCAGAGCACATTGCTACACTCACCTTCTGTAAGCCATTAATACTTGGAGCCCACAG atatGTTCATTTGGACTTCCAGGATGCTGAGGAAAGGCTCAAAGTAAAACCCTGTAGCCTGGTGATCTGTGCCCCAGGGGAAGGACAAACGGATCAGTATGCGCGTGCATTTCAAGCTGCGATTCGAATGCTTTTGACAGCATGGGAGCCCGTGGACAAGACTGAGATCAGCACTCTTGACGTAAAGGAAACCTTTATATCTGATAAATGTACGTCTTTACCTACAGACGCTATAAGCGGTGAAAGTGCATGCACATCGTGCAGTATGCATCCCCATCAGAAGTGTGTGATAGAGCCAGGTTGCGTAATACCTGCAGGTGGGACATTTGAGTTTCTGCTGCACCACGCGCTTCATCAATATGACCGCAGCTGCTCGGTTTACGTTAGCACAAGTGCATTTGTTCCAGTTTCCCACATCTTGGCAAATGCCCTGCTGAGCGTGCCTCGGCAGATTTACTCTCACAATCGAAAGCGTTTCCTGCAGGCACAAACCAGGGTCATGGCTTTAGCTCACCAACAGTCCCACATCCTCGGCGCACGCCTCCGACAGACCGACGGTCCTCCTGAAGACGGTAAACAAAGCGCACGCTCTTGTAGAAAGGACAGCGCGGCATTAACACTTTTGGACCTTGGCCTTGAATCTGTCTCTTGTAAGTATCATCTGGTACTGGCTGTGCTGCAGTGTCTCACAAGTCTACTGCGAGTGAACAAGGTGCTGCGGACACACACCGTTTTACACACAACATCCCACAAACTCCTGAGCGCTCGCTTGGAGAGCCCAGAGGACGAGGACAAAGACGAATCTCCTTAG
- the syt1b gene encoding synaptotagmin-1b — protein sequence MSRRAAPSTSFSPTEIPHAATTQGQNQTGSANRFMNELRSIHKPSWAAAALCIVSLCMALSFVLCIWKKCLTKKDKDKEKDKKRGKEKSKGGFDTEMDGGHDEPLKEETDKETVLSKREPKEHEKLGRLHFTLDYNFAENTLVVGILQASELPAMDVGGSSDPYVKLYLLPDKKKKFETKVHRKTLEPNFNETFTFKVPYTDLGGKTLVMTVYDFDRFSKHDAIGAIKIPMSSMDFSQSLEEWRDLQKAEKEESERLGDICLSLRFVPTAGKLTVVVLEAKNLKKMDVGGLSDPYVKIHLMQNGKRLKKKKTTIKKNTLNPYYNESFSFEVPSEQIEKVQLVVTVLDYDKIGKNDAIGKLLLGGNSTGTELRHWSDMLENPRRPIAQWHSLKTEDEVNPFISKKK from the exons ATGAGCCGTCGAGCCGCACCGAGTACATCGTTCAGCCCCACCGAGATCCCACATGCAGCAACCACGCAAGGCCAAAACCAAACTGGAAGTGCCAACAGGTTTATGAATGAACTACGGAGCATCCACA AACCATCCTGGGCTGCAGCTGCCCTTTGCATCGTCAGCTTGTGCATGGCCCTGTCGTTCGTTCTTTGCATCTGGAAGAAGTGCTTGACAAAAAAGGACAAggacaaagaaaaagacaagaaaaggggaaaagagaaaagcaaaggAGGTTTTGACACTGAAATGGATGGGGGTCACGATGAG CCCCTAAAAGAGGAAACAGACAAAGAAACAGTGCTTTCAAAACGTGAGCCCAAAGAGCACGAGAAGCTCGGCCGACTTCACTTCACGTTAGACTACAACTTTGCGGAAAACACG CTGGTGGTCGGCATCCTGCAGGCTTCAGAGCTTCCTGCGATGGATGTGGGAGGCAGTTCAGACCCTTATGTGAAACTCTACCTGCTCCCagacaagaagaagaagtttgAAACCAAAGTCCACAGGAAGACACTGGAACCGAACTTCAATGAGACCTTTACATTTAAG GTACCATACACAGACCTGGGCGGAAAGACACTTGTGATGACGGTGTACGACTTCGACCGGTTCTCAAAGCACGACGCGATCGGGGCAATAAAGATACCGATGAGCAGTATGGACTTCAGCCAATCTCTGGAGGAGTGGAGAGATCTGCAGAAGGCTGAGAAGGAGGAG AGCGAGCGGCTTGGAGACATATGTTTGTCCTTGAGGTTTGTACCGACTGCAGGGAAGCTGACAGTGGTTGTCCTGGAAGCCAAGAACCTGAAGAAAATGGATGTGGGCGGATTATCCG ACCCATACGTGAAGATCCACTTAATGCAGAACGGCAAAAgactgaagaaaaagaaaactactATCAAGAAAAACACTTTGAATCCTTACTACAATGAGTCATTCAGCTTTGAAGTGCCATCTGAACAAATAGAG AAGGTGCAATTAGTTGTAACTGTGCTGGACTATGATAAGATTGGGAAGAACGATGCCATTGGGAAGTTGCTGCTGGGGGGTAACAGCACTGGGACTGAGCTGCGTCACTGGTCGGACATGCTGGAAAACCCACGGCGCCCAATAGCCCAGTGGCACAGCCTCAAAACAGAGGATGAAGTCAACCCTttcatttctaaaaagaaataa